The segment GTTTCGCAATGCCTGCACAGGTTATCGCCTCCTTCATCGGGCAACAGTAGGGGCGACCCTACGTGTCCCCGTTCCCGGCCAATTCGGCCAAACTGCGTTGGATCTCACGCAATTCCTCCTCGGTCAAGCCCCACAGCTTCGCCGCCTGCTGGTCGATCTCCGCCTCAATGTGACGCAACGCCGTTGTATCCCCCTGCCGCGCCGCCTCGTGTGCCGCTTCCGATAACTCCGCCAGTCGCCGATGCACCGGGTTGGTCGGATCATAACGCGGGATGCGGATGTGCTCGAGGATATGTGGATCAGGGTGGAGGACTATGTAGGACTGGACAGTGAGGCGAGTGCAGGAGCTATTAAGAACGCTGCAGAGATAATGAGCGGCATCTTTGGATGCACACCCCACACTAACGAGGGTGTGAGCAGGAATGGTGGGTTTGCCTTCTTTGGGAGGTACAACAGTCGCATCGAGGGTATGCGCAACCTCACGCCACACCACCTTCCATGGGGCAAAGGTGTAGGGACCGACGGCGCCGTAAAAGTAAAAAGGTTCTCCTCGAGCAATAGCACTCTTAACCATCGCATCAGCTCGTTTGCGAAGAACCTCCTCAAACCTCTCAAAATATCCATAGGTTTTAGGATATAGATGTTGCATTTGGTGCATCGGGATAGTGCGCCCAGGCTTCTCTGGGTACTTGGGAACGATAATCCACGCTGAGGGTTCCGCCCGCCAACGTTGTACATCCCGCCCGCGGATGAGTGGGTAAAGCAGATCAGGCTCAATGGTTTCGGTCACCTCTTTTACCTTAACCTTGGCTCCCTCAGTAAGATTGCGTACCACCCAAAGCCTGTTAGGGCGCTTTAGTACAAGCCCAACCCAGTAGACGGCGTTAGCACCACCGGTATTAACCCCTTCGTGGGCTTTGTAGTCGGACCGACCCAAGATTTTGTGCATCGCTTGGAGTGCTTTCGGGCGGGCGGTGAGCCAGGGGGAGGTGAGGTCCTTGGGGTCTACGGGTTCAGCAACGAAGTTGAGCCGTTTTGTAGCCGCTATTACTTCCTCCAAGGTGCTTTCGTAGGTGAAGCGAGCACCCCTCTTCTTGCGCCAAACAGTGTAGGGTACGGGATACTGAGTTGGACTGCCCTTTTCCAGTATCAACACGGCCGTGCGGTTGGAGGCGCCCTCAAAGGGGTTAAGGTCCACCATATCATCCACGTGCAGGATGCGGAGAGGAATTTCCTCGCCGTTTCCTGTGGGGATGCTTAGCCGCCGGAATCCGGCGCCGGCTCCCGCTGTTTTGAAAAGTGATTGCGTGATGACGAAGCCGAGCCTGCCGCTGTCTCTGAGCAGCCTGTCGGCTACAGTGTGGGTCATGAGGGCGGAGATGTCCACCTTGACTGCTCCTAAGCGTGGCCGCCCGCCTTTGAAGGTGCCGGCTATGCGGTAGCGGAGCCAGAGGTCTTTGATGCTCTCGCGGTATCCATCGGGCAGGTGCTCCCAGTTCACCCATGGTGGATTGCCGACGATATAGTCAAACTGCCCCACGGTGAGAGGGGCGAAGTTGTTCTTGAGGAGCCTTGCCCAAAGGCCGTTGAGGCCCTTGCGGTGAAGGTCTAAGAGCCTTTCGTAGAGGCCTTTGGCCAGCTCTTGGGCGTGGTCATCCCATTCTTTCGCTACCAGACTCCATTCTCGGCGGGTCCTTTCCAGGAAGGCCTTGGCATCCACCTCGGAGCGTATGCTGTCCTCCAGAATCTCACAAAAGCGGTCGAAGCGTTTTGGGGTAGCGACCAGCGCCGCTGGCACTTGGAACTCCCCCACGGCGGTGGGGAAGATGTAGATACCCTGGTTGAAAAGGTCCTGCCCCTCGGCGGGCGTGCGGACAGAGTCAGCCAAGTAAATGGGTATGGTGATATCCCCTTGCCGGTACTGGAGGAGGTTGGCGATGGCCAGCAGGTAGTTAACCCGGGCTGTGAGGACGGCAAGGGGGTTAAGGTCAAAGCCCACCACATTCGTTAGGATGGCCTCCAAAAGTTCTTTTTCTGGAACCATGAGTAAGCGCCCCAGCTCCAACATTCTTCCAATGACCAGGACCAGGAAGGTGGCGGAGCCGCAAGCAGGGTCCAAAAAACGGGTCTGGAGAAGTTTTTGGCGCATTTCCTCGTTGTGAGGCGAAGGGGTCCCGGTGAAGAAGCGGTTATCGAGCTGTACCAGAAGGCGCCACGCCAGCCAGTCTGGTGTGTAGTACTCCCCAAGGTTGTGGCGTATTTCCCGGGGTAAGAGGTAGTGATAGAGCTTTTTGAAAAGGTCCCGGGTTTCTTCGGGGAAGAGGGATAGGGTGGTGGGGTCGTACTCGTCCAGGCGTTCGATGAGGGTGCGAAGGCCCTGCTCCACCTCTTCGTTCCAGGCGTGGAGGTACCAGGCGAAGAAGTCGCCCTCCAAAAGGTTGAGGATCCCATACTGGCGGAAGATGCCTCCGGATTCCATCTCCCCCAGCCTTTTCCGCAGGGTGTCCCCGTCTGCCGAGGCCAGGACGGAAAACTGGGGTGCCCCTAGCTTAACCCCCATGTGGCGGGAAAGGGCCAGCCAAGCGAGAAGCTTGGCTAGGAGAGCGAAGTACGTGTGGAGGACAAAGAAGAAGCGCTCGGCTTCTTCTGGGGTTTGGATGTCCAGGCCAGCCTTGCGCACCCATTTCTTAAGCGGCTCCAACTTGCGCCCACCAAAGGCTTCGGAATAATCTATGGATTCGCTGAAAAAGGTGCGCCACTGTGCAAAGAGTTTACGGGCCAGACCTTCCTCCGCCAATGCTTTTCCCAAGGCTTGATAGAGGCTTCGAAGGATGGTCTGGGTGCGAAGCTGCTCTATGTTAAAGTCCCGGTTGAGGTTTTCCGGTGTTAGGGCAATCCCTGAAGCCAAGCCTGCAAGCCAGGTGAGAAATCGCTTGAGCGAGAGGGGGTTTGCCTCCAGGGGAGGTTCTTCCACCCACCTTCCCCCCAAGTGCCGGACAAAGATGAGATAGCGCCCGTCAAAGGCCACACCCGCCAGGCGCTCCTTGGCGTGGCGATCCTTTTGGGCAATACCGGCAAGGTAATCCTTCACCTGTTGCACCGCATGCCGGGTGGCGGCGTCTGGCTTGGGCTTGAGGACGCCGGGGCGCTCGTACTCGATGACGAGGCGGTTAAAGATGGCATCGGCCCGTCCTTGTGCTAAGGTGTACTCCGCTCGGGCTAGGGGCTGGAGGTCCATTTCTTCCAAGAACTCTGCCAATACAGGCTCCACCGCCCGGCGGAACTCCGCCTCGTTGGGGTTTTGGCTTAGGCTCTGTTTTATAACTTGGTCGAGCTTGGCCGCGTAGGTGGCAAGGATGGCTTCCCTATCATGAGGGCTCATTTGCCATCATTATAGTTTGTGGCCGGGAATCCCTAGATGGGGCTTTGGCCTAGCCCTCTAGCAACGCCTCCACAAAGGCCTCGGCGTCAAAGGGCTGGAGGTCGTCTGGGCCTTCCCCCACCCCGATGAAGCGGATGGGCACCTTAAGGGTGCGCACGATGGGAATGAGGACTCCGCCCTTGGCGGTGCCGTCCAGCTTGGTGACGATGACCCCGGTGAGCCCCACCGCCTCGTGGAAGCGCTTGGCCTGCTCCAGGCCGTTTTGCCCGGTGACGGCGTCCAGCACCAGCCAGACCTCCTTGGGCTCCTCGGGATCGGCCTTGGCGATGGCCCGCTTCACCTTCTTCAGCTCCTCCATCAGGTTGTGCTTGGTGTGGAGGCGGCCTGCGGTGTCCACCAGGAGGAGGTCGTAGCCCCTGGCTTTCCGGGCGCTTGCCGCATCAAAGGCCAAAGCGGCGGGGTCGGCCCCTTCTGGCCCTTGGATCACGGGGATGTCCAAGCGTTTCCCCCACTCGGAAAGCTGGGCTCCCCCGGCCGCGCGGAAGGTGTCCCCGGCGCAGAACATCACCTTCTTGCCCAGGTTCCGGTAGTAGCGTCCCAGCTTGGCGATGGTGGTGGTCTTGCCCACCCCGTTTACCCCCACCACCAGAACCACGTGGCCCTGGGGTTCCACGGGCTTAGGGGTTTGCGGGCGGAAGCCGAGTTTCCTCAAGGTGGCCCGGCGCTCGTCCGGCTCCAGCATCTGGACGAGCTTCTCCTTTACGGCCTCCTTCAGGTCTTTCCGTCCCGAAGCCCGTACCTCGGCCAGGAGCTCCTCGGTGGCCTCGAGGCCCACGTCGGCGGCGAGGAGGGCCATTTCCAGCTCCTCCAGGACCTCCTCGGGGCTTCCGCCCCAGGGGATGGCCTTGAGGAGGGTTTCTCGCGTCTTGGCGAGGCCGGCTTTCAGTCGGTCAAAGAAGCCCATCGTCCCCCTATTTTGCAGCCCCCGCACCCCGCCTTGGGGCCTTTAGCGGAAACTTACCCCCAGGGTGAAGTGCCAGACCTTGGGGAAGTTGGCGAAGCCGTACACGTAGGTGGCCTCGGCAAAAAGGCCCGTGTAGGGGTCCAGAAGGCCCTCCATCCCCCCGGTGAAGCTCACCCCGGCGGTGAGGCTTGGCCCCATCACGGCGCTGAGCCCCCCGCCGAAATAGGGGAGGAGGCCCTTTAGGCTGGGGTCGTACTGGCCCAGGTCGGGTTTGAAGAGGAGGATGCCCTCCAGGGCCACCCCCGGCGCCGCCGGGGCCAGCATGGCGGAAAGCCGGCCCGAGAGGTTCTGCCTCAGGCGGTTTTCCAGCCCCGCCCCGAAGGTAAGCCCCAGGCTTTCCCCATAGCCAAACCGCATTTGAATGGCGCTCTGGGCGCTGGCCATTCCCAAAACAAGAAGAAGAGCAAGGAGAACCCGCCTCATGGCTCCAGTATACCCCGGCTTGTGGAGTGCTTCACGAAGTTCCTCCCGCCAGGGCCCGGGCCAGCCGGGCGAGGACCCGTTCCTTGCCGAGAAGGGCCATGATCTCGAAAAGCCCCGGGGTTTCCAGGCTTCCCGTGAGGGCGGCCCTTAAGGGCTGGGCCACCTGGCCGAGCTTCAGGCCCCGCTCCTGGGCGAAGCCCCGGAGGAGGGCGTCCAGGGCGGCCTCGCTCCAGTCCTCCTGGGCCCGGAGGAGGGGCTCCACCTCGCGAAGCACGGGAAGGCCTTCCCTCAGTTTTTCCAGGGCTTTTTCCCCGAAGGGGTAGTCCTCGCTGAAAAGGTAGAGGGCCTTTTCCGGAAGCTCCTTGAGGGTGTCAAACCGGGGGCGCATGAGTTCCACCGCCCGCCTCAAGTAGGCCTCGCTGGGCCAGGAAAGCCCAGCCGCTTGCAAAAAGGGCTTCGCCCGCTCCGCCACCTCCTCGAGGGGAAGGACCTCGCGGATGTACTTGCCATTGAGCCAGCGGAGCTTCTCCAGGTCAAAGACCGGGCCTCCCAGGGAAACCCGCTCCCAGGTGAAGGCCTCGATGAGCTCCTCGAGGGTGAAGATCTCCCGCCCGTCGGGCATGGAAAAGCCCATGAGGGCCAGGTAGTTGCGCAGGGCCTCGGGTAAGAACCCCTCGGCCCGGTACCACTCCAAGGAGGTGTGGCTCTTCCGCTTGCTGATCTTGGTCTTGTCGGGGTTTCTAAGGAGGGGCATGTGGTAGAACTTGGGCACCTCCCAGCCGAAGGCCCGGTAGAGGAGGACGTG is part of the Thermus caldilimi genome and harbors:
- a CDS encoding Eco57I restriction-modification methylase domain-containing protein, whose protein sequence is MKDYLAGIAQKDRHAKERLAGVAFDGRYLIFVRHLGGRWVEEPPLEANPLSLKRFLTWLAGLASGIALTPENLNRDFNIEQLRTQTILRSLYQALGKALAEEGLARKLFAQWRTFFSESIDYSEAFGGRKLEPLKKWVRKAGLDIQTPEEAERFFFVLHTYFALLAKLLAWLALSRHMGVKLGAPQFSVLASADGDTLRKRLGEMESGGIFRQYGILNLLEGDFFAWYLHAWNEEVEQGLRTLIERLDEYDPTTLSLFPEETRDLFKKLYHYLLPREIRHNLGEYYTPDWLAWRLLVQLDNRFFTGTPSPHNEEMRQKLLQTRFLDPACGSATFLVLVIGRMLELGRLLMVPEKELLEAILTNVVGFDLNPLAVLTARVNYLLAIANLLQYRQGDITIPIYLADSVRTPAEGQDLFNQGIYIFPTAVGEFQVPAALVATPKRFDRFCEILEDSIRSEVDAKAFLERTRREWSLVAKEWDDHAQELAKGLYERLLDLHRKGLNGLWARLLKNNFAPLTVGQFDYIVGNPPWVNWEHLPDGYRESIKDLWLRYRIAGTFKGGRPRLGAVKVDISALMTHTVADRLLRDSGRLGFVITQSLFKTAGAGAGFRRLSIPTGNGEEIPLRILHVDDMVDLNPFEGASNRTAVLILEKGSPTQYPVPYTVWRKKRGARFTYESTLEEVIAATKRLNFVAEPVDPKDLTSPWLTARPKALQAMHKILGRSDYKAHEGVNTGGANAVYWVGLVLKRPNRLWVVRNLTEGAKVKVKEVTETIEPDLLYPLIRGRDVQRWRAEPSAWIIVPKYPEKPGRTIPMHQMQHLYPKTYGYFERFEEVLRKRADAMVKSAIARGEPFYFYGAVGPYTFAPWKVVWREVAHTLDATVVPPKEGKPTIPAHTLVSVGCASKDAAHYLCSVLNSSCTRLTVQSYIVLHPDPHILEHIRIPRYDPTNPVHRRLAELSEAAHEAARQGDTTALRHIEAEIDQQAAKLWGLTEEELREIQRSLAELAGNGDT
- the ftsY gene encoding signal recognition particle-docking protein FtsY, which gives rise to MGFFDRLKAGLAKTRETLLKAIPWGGSPEEVLEELEMALLAADVGLEATEELLAEVRASGRKDLKEAVKEKLVQMLEPDERRATLRKLGFRPQTPKPVEPQGHVVLVVGVNGVGKTTTIAKLGRYYRNLGKKVMFCAGDTFRAAGGAQLSEWGKRLDIPVIQGPEGADPAALAFDAASARKARGYDLLLVDTAGRLHTKHNLMEELKKVKRAIAKADPEEPKEVWLVLDAVTGQNGLEQAKRFHEAVGLTGVIVTKLDGTAKGGVLIPIVRTLKVPIRFIGVGEGPDDLQPFDAEAFVEALLEG
- the gltX gene encoding glutamate--tRNA ligase, with the protein product MVVTRIAPSPTGDPHVGTAYIALFNHVWARKNGGRFLVRIEDTDRTRYVPGAEERILAALRWLGISYDEGPDIGGPHAPYRQSERLPLYQKHAEELLRRGWAYRAFETPEELERIRKEKGGYDGRARNIPPEEAEERAKRGEPHVIRLKVPRPGTTEVRDELRGVVVYDNQEIPDVVLLKSDGYPTYHLANVVDDHLMGVTDVIRAEEWLVSTPIHVLLYRAFGWEVPKFYHMPLLRNPDKTKISKRKSHTSLEWYRAEGFLPEALRNYLALMGFSMPDGREIFTLEELIEAFTWERVSLGGPVFDLEKLRWLNGKYIREVLPLEEVAERAKPFLQAAGLSWPSEAYLRRAVELMRPRFDTLKELPEKALYLFSEDYPFGEKALEKLREGLPVLREVEPLLRAQEDWSEAALDALLRGFAQERGLKLGQVAQPLRAALTGSLETPGLFEIMALLGKERVLARLARALAGGTS